Below is a genomic region from Cydia strobilella chromosome 1, ilCydStro3.1, whole genome shotgun sequence.
ACTGTTACGTAAAAGGATAACGAGCGGCTAGCTTTGGGCTCATCTTCGCTTTTAATACAATTATGAACTGCCTTTGAACGGTAAGCTTTCAATGTTATTAGTGGGCACGAATACCAAGACCTTTCAGATTGTAACTTTTGTTCCCCTGGGGCAGGTACGAATACGAAATATAACATAACACACGTAACGTGTGTAACATGTAATATTGTTTCAATATTCCTACTAACATGTAATAACGTAAACgaaatttattagttttatgaaTTCCAAAAAGGTGCATATGGCTGCAACCCCACACATGAATTGCTCACCCCtgcttatttataaatatctgggagaccgagctttgctcggaaaatatataaaaactcaaaaatgtgcgttttcccagagataagacctagctagatcaatTTTTCGCCCCAGAAaaccccatatagcaaatttcatcgaaatcgttagaacTGTTTCCGAAATTAccgaaatatgtatacatatacaagaattgcttgtTTAAAGGTATAGGTATAAGATATCAATTAGTGGTATAAATAATCAAGTAATAAACGGTCAATAATAATTACggcttcaatttaaaaaaaaattaatgggaaAACAGGCGCAGAACCATTAAATTACTTTAAGGTAGGTTACCGGTCCTTTTCAATTCCAGTCAGCAATCTACAGCGCTCGAGGCTGGGGCTTCTTAGAGCAGAAGATGCTGTCCATGTCGCTGGCCATGTTCGGGCAGCACATGGTGGTGTCGAAGCCGGCTCGGGAGCTGCTGTTCGAGGGCTACGAGGACGCGCTCCTGGACGTGGCCAAGACCTTGCCGGCCAGCGCGACCGGCGGCGCCCCGCCTGTTGACAGATTTGGACTGTTCTACGAAGTATGTATGTGTTTTTCTCTTAAATTGAAATAGCGTTTTGTAAGTTTGTGTTAATCGTTAAGCAGCATTGACTCAAGGGCATAGACACGCAATGCCAGTACATAGACACGTTTTGAATAGGGGAACAATTTTCATAGGGCTCATATTAAGGGGATTATGATATGAGTCTAGAATTCGAGCGTAATGGGCGAGCCGAAGCACATAAGCCGAGCGATATACAGAGGTATATGAACGAGGAAGGTGCAATAATTTGTTATAgaagtttacaaataaaaacatcatGCACGTACATATGACTTATAAAGTAAGACGCTAGGATTATTTTCAATAATCAAGTTGGTAACACAGTTTCActcaaatataagtaaatatcttTAACCGACGTTAGTAACTACATGTCGCCGTCTATTATGTTGTTTTCAGAGGAATAACTCAATTACAACCGATGGCTACATGGAAGTGTCCACAGGGGTGGATAGCGGCACTCTACCAGGTCAGGTGCTGCGGTGGAACTACCAGGACTATCTACCATACTACACTGGGGAGTGCGCCAAGgtatctactactactactacaagaaGTCATAATATGTAAGACCTGAACAAGATGAAAGGAAAATACGATTAAACTATCGAACTTTCATTACACTGATTTAAGGATGATTCACGCTTGAACGGCTCGGGTCCGGTTCGAGGCAACCGACACTTCAATTTCTATGACAGGcgaccggtgatcacgtgatgctttctatagaaaacaagatgcctcggcccgggccgCTCTAACGTGTCAtcctttaaactttcacgattttcacACATTATTATACtttaacgggacttaatcgatAAAAAATGTGCGCGAAGCCATTGAAATAACAAAACATTGCATTTTGAATCGTGATGCGATGGTTTTATGATCTCATCCACATAGAATGTAAGCGTtaagtgttgtgtgtcgatcgAGTGACATCCGTTCCGTTTTGTCACTcggtgcagtgaatggagaattaatcttgaaacgcgtttaaccaccattatGAAGTCAACGGCCTGTAGTCCACGTGCTACTTGTAAAGTCCaactatcgctttacaagagctaaaaaaatcaccgtacactgtcttgtactaaacgtcaaattttagtcgtatttaaagctcctaatACCTACCTTGTCACTGGCGAAAtggtcccactggactgaagccatttaattttaaaagaatgaatgaatgaccaCTGGgacgtcctcgaaacgtcagaGGTAATTTTAAAGCTTAAGTATACGCAATTAAGTCTTCATCGACTGTCATTGGGAATCAAATCGTGGAGACAATAACATCTGAGTAAAGGGGTTTGTAACTTTAGGTTAAGTCGCAAATCTCTTACAGGTACAAATCAAGAGGTTTGCGTCTTTAATCGACAAATTAAGATCCTGAAGGTGCAAACTTAGATTTATCAAGTACTAGTAGGTAAATACATAAACTTGAGCTAAAACATAACGTAACTATTGGCCCGCTAGCCAATTTAGGCACTAATCCCTGTATCTTGTGTAACAGAGCTAAGATTAAAAAAGGCTTCTTCGAAACTTCATGAGCTAGTCAGATTATAATATACAAAGTTTATTGTGCTTTAATGTGATTACAATGATTCCAGTTAAAGGGGAGCGCGGGCGAGTTCCTGCCCCGAGACCTGACGGAGCGCTCGAGGGCGACGGTGTTCGTGCCGGACCTGTGCCGCTCCATACAGCTCACGCACAAGCTCAGCGGAGAGTTTGGAGGTCTCCCTTATCACCGCTACTCCGTCGCGCCGGAGAGCTTCGATAACTGTGAGCTTCTGATAGACATATTCATTCATCTTTCTAATTTGCCAATATTCAGCAAGCAGGGGTTTTCTTTCAGCCTGATCTGAATCTTTTCAGTTTAGTTGAAATTTCGGAATGCTGTATTTTCATAATGGTGGACGACGGAAAGTATAaacaatgtggagaagaccgggATATAAAATTTACCTATTGTAGGtaagaccgtcatagggcaacAACTCTCGCAGATACTTGTATACGTACGTCGCTCAGATAGACATAGAGGAAGAGTTTCGCTCCTTCTGCTCCGCAGgagttaaaagcgacgaaagagtTTGTAGAAGAGAGTGATCTTCCCTTGTATACGGTCTTATCCACATTGGACTTACGTTCGACTCGCGTTAGACTATTTGTAATGGTGGTACGAAGAAGAATAGAAAATAGTTGTTTTACACTGCTACAGCATAAAAAACTGCATTATGTTTCAGCAACGTCCTCTCACCACAACACGTGCTTCTGCAACGGCGATTGCTCGTGGGGCGGAGTCATGAACGTGTCGGCGTGCCGCTACGGCTCGCCCTCGTTCATCTCGCTACCACACTTCCTGCACGCCGACCCGGCGCTCGCGGCCGCCGTCTCCGGTCTGCAGCCCGACGAGGACAAACACTCCTTCTACTTCTCTGTGGAGCCGGTGAGAGTACACTAGCAATAGCGAGTATTCGTGGGACGGAGTCATGAACATGTCGACGTGCCGCTACGGCTCGCCCTCGTTCATCTCGCTGCCACACTCTCTGCAGCCCGACGAGGACAAACACTCCTTCTACTTGTCTGTAGAGCCGGTCAGTCATTTATTCTTGACAGAGGGGTCGTAACATTGCGATCGCTGCTTTTGTGATCCTTCTCCGATAGTCTATACTGGCTGCAGGGCTAGCGTAGGTATGTCGGCTCTTAGTAGCAGATTTCATATTTAACCATATAAAAATGAGATATATCTCTGTTTCAGAAACTTGGCGTGCCACTGGAGGTTGCCGCTAGGTTCCAGCTGAATATTCTAATTGAACCGAATCCTAATATTGcgtaagtcgcagtcgggtaacagtttttagtgcagtttacttttttaacttAACAGACATAACGAgcttcaatagttatttgtgcaacaagagaggaaagttggtttttcttgcgagtgtttattttgagtcccgagaaagcgaaagattctaaggtagaactccagggagtgaaacaatgtagctttttaatttagtgaaggccatgaacttcatacttttattaaaaattttttatggtatggtacggtacggtacggtacggtacggtccggtccggtccggtccggtccggtctcgtctcgtatcgtatcgtatcgtatcttatcgtatcgtccatattataatacttttttttctgtttattctgtgtaattcgaaatacattttaaccattaatatgttctcactactgagctgaaaaattatgtgtgcaacacgagagcaaagttattttacatctcgtgcttttgagtccctcgcaagaaaaaccaactttcctctcttgttgcacaaataactatttcacctcagtagtgagaacatattacctaaagtttaaaatgtatttcgaattacacagaataaacagaaaaaaaaagtattataatatgtaccatacgatacgatacgatacgatacgatacgatacgatataggttataggttttcgcgggctaggtttccgcaactcgacgtcatataatgcgcctattttgcgtgatgggttgacgacactactcttgccaacccaactcttccaggaagcctagcagacccttgatgttgccgacgacttctgggagagaccccggcgaaccgaggtattgtgcccggtattctgccacccctggacattcgaggatgacgtgggcggctgtctcttctgcctccatgcatgccctgcaaagggggctatctgtaacacgcatggttagtaagtgcttgtttagtggggcgtggccagttatggctccagttagtagccggagctgtggcctcttcagcagtcgcagcctccgtgacagacctgggttgatcgtcgggagggcttccttcgcctgtctgcaagtacctaggttagtccagtagtgttggtgttttaccttggtgttgtgtcgcagcatgttccggagccaggcatatggcagaggtaggattggctccggtcctgccaccttcagttccgtgcctcctcttgctaatatgtcggctgcatcgttacctcgcgagttgctgtgtcctttaatccactgcagagttacgctattggtggtacatacctctgacagagctttgtggcattcgtagattagccctgaggtcaaagtataactttgcagggcttgtagtaccgaccgactatcggagagtatgcggatggggtAGTCCAGTACTTCCTTGAGACGATTGCGTGTGCTGCCACTATGATGCCCATACATTCTGCCTGGAAGACTGTGTTATGAGTACCAAGTGGTGTCGAGATGTGTATGTTTAGGTCCTTTGAGAATGCCCCAGCGCCAATGCCTGACCTTGTCTTTGATCCATCCGTGAAGATTCTCAGCTCCCATGGGTTGAGTCCTTCATGGGGTTCTTcgtataattgtattttgtactttttgtcgAAGACGAATTGCCTGGGATCCTGTCAGTCACCGCCTCAATTAGCGGTTCCTTACCTATGGCCTCGTAGAGGATCTCGGTGTGTGGCACCCTAGGCGGTCTCCAGAgattagattttttgagatgtacCGCCGCAGCTAACGCTTCCTGTTGTATAAAgaggtgcagcggcggcaggcccAGTAGGGCTTCCAGGGCCGCAGTTGGTGTTGTCCTCATGCAGCCCGTGGCCGCCATACAGGCCAGCCTCTGGAGTCGTTGTAGTCTAGCTTCCACTGTGGATAGTTTGGTGCGTGGCCACCATACTATCGCGCCGTAGCTTATTATTGGTCGTATGATTGCCTGGTAAAGCCATATAGAGTTATCCTGGGAGTTAGTCCCCAGGTTTTACccacgatacgatacgatacgatacgatacgatacgatacgatacgatacgatacgatacgatacgatacgatacgatacgatacgatacgatacacgatacgatacgatacgatacgatacgataccatacgataccatacgataccatacgataccataccataccataccataccataccataccataccataccataccataccataccataccataccgcGAAATTCGGCCGCTACCGCTAGCGCAAGAGAGTTGTGTTATGCATCGTCTCCgttgtttaaaattcatatgAGTAGAAAAAGTTTAGCACCATAGTTAAAATTTACCTTCTTTTAAAGCCAGTGAACCAGTGAATACAATGGCGAAAACAGTTTTCAAAACTATGTGATAGAACAAAAGTTATgtgcaaaaacatttttaaaatcttaACGTATTCTGCAATACTCACGGTGCGGCGATGAGTCATCTATAACCAGTTCGCGCCGCTTGCTGCCGCTTTGGCCTCTGACACACGATCGCAGCGGACACTGACACAGGAGCAAAGGACACGAGCCTAACAAACCAATCAACCAAACCTTATATCGAATTTACCAAATATATAAAAGTGCAATTAGTGAAAATGAATTGTCTGAGCTGTCACGACTCAATAAGTCGATTGGAAGGACTAATATGTATAGCCTGCAAAGAACCATACCACTACAGGTGCGTCCATATGACATCCGCCTATTATCGAGAACACGCACATGAGCTAAATAGCTCTTGGCGATGTCCTACATGCAACCGTGGAATTACGCGCAGTAAAACAGACGACAGTACACCTGTACGGCCCTCAGCAATGCCGGACCTAAATGATACCACAATGTCAGTATACGAGCTCCTCAATCAAGAGGAGACCTCTGTACTCGACCTCGAAAACGAGCCggccaaaaataaaattgcctaCGGCAATCTTTTCGTCCCGACCCCTAACAAAGGCCAGCCTATTACCCTAGAAGAAATTAGTAAATTACTCGATTCAAAACTGGGAAAAAATAATAGGACCATATTTgcagaaatgaaaaaaactttcCAAATAGCAATAAATACTACCATAGATACATTAAGACAGAATGTTGAAACCGAAATAAACACGATAAGTGCACAACAAGAGATCCTAAGAACAGAGATAGAAAAAACAAATACCATTATAGAGAAAATACAACGAGAAAATCTAGAATTACAACACGAGCTTCTTGAATTAAAGAAAAGTCTTCAATACCCAAACATAAAAAATGGACATAATGAGAATAACAATAGAAAAATCGTTCTTTTCGGAATGGATGAGCATCAATATGAAACAGAGACAGACTTATGCCACCGGATTGATAATATGTTCTACgacttattaaacataaatataaatggctTCATAGAAGGAGTTTCACGGATAGGGAAAAGAGGATATCGTCGCCCGCTACAAATAGAACTATTAAGCAAACGAATGGCAACTTACATACTCGATAATGCTCACCTATTCAAAAATACGGGATATGCCGTTTCAATGTTTATGAACAGTACGTTACTAGATCAAAGAAGCCATCTTAAAAGTGAACTTGTGAAAGCTCGCCGGGAAGGACATTTTGCTGTAATAAGGAAAAACAAACTTTACATAAATGGAAAGGAATTTACTCCACAACAACATAATACCAGTGATGTCGAAAAAAACACTTCCATGCCCGAGATCATAAAAAACAAACCGGAAGAAACGCATCAAATGAAAAGCAGTGAAAGGACAGCTACATTGAATCCGTCAACCCACCTTATAGACACTAAAAATAGCGACACAAGTTATTCCTTTCGCACATGAATTTAAAATTCTGATCCAAAATACGCAAAGCCTTAAAAACAAATCTGATATTATGGAATCATTTTTGCGCGAAGAAAACATCCAAATAGCGTGTTTAACAGAGACTTGGATCTCGTTAAATCAGAAGGATTCGATAACCATTGATGGGTACGACGTTGCGGCAGCGTACTACCGCCAGCATCACCAAGGTGGCGGCGTAGCAATACTGAcgcaaaaacaaattaaatttatcgAAAGACCAGATATCTCAGAATTGTCGCGGGAGTGTGTAGTTGAGTGTTGCGCTATAGAAATTCCagaacaaaatataatattaataaatatctatagACCGGATAGAGACACTAATATATTCTTCGATTGCCTAAATGACATACTCtcaaaaattaaacagaaagaacAAAAAAGAAATGTACTTCTAGTCGgggattttaatattaatatgttgTTAAGTACTACTACCACAAAAAAACTTTCGGATTtaatgttaagtaataatttagtACAAGTTGTTAATAATCCTACTCGACAAACTAGCAATTCCAGTTCCTGTATAGATCTCGTATTCACAAATACTAAATCCCATAACATTGAAGTGACGGACCACGGCATATCGGACCATAAAGGCGTATTGTATAAAATTCAAAGCCAAACTGCGcaaactaaacaaaaacaaagtcATTTCTACATCACAAAAAGAATGTTTAGCGAAAAAAATATGTCATCGTTTAGGCTAGCATTACATGAGATTGATTGGAATAAAATACTTTCACTGAATaatgatataaatattaattataatttatttgataGTACCTTACAAAAGCTATTAAATAAACACATACCTCAAAAGCGCATTAAATGTTCAATGTCAAATCGAGTAAAACCATGGCTAACGAAAGGCTTACGTTTATCTTGTAGACACAAAAGGCTACTTAAAATCAtggtaaataaaagtaaaaatgaggTACTTCATAGTCATTATAAATGCTATGGGAAAATTCTTAAACGTTGTATTCAAATgtccaaaaaaaataattacgccagaactatgaaaaaaatctaaaaataaaatgaaaactatGTGGaccattataaataatataaaaaagaagCAAAATGCCCGTgcctacaaaaatatgtcattgAAAACAGCTGATGCAATAGTAACATTGCCGGAGCAGGTAACTAACGTGTTTAATGAACACTTCGCGTCGGTAGGCGAGACGAACTTTGTCGCCAGAGCCAACCCGGCGCGCGCGCGTTGCGTGCATACCCCCGCTAATAATTCAATATTCGTACGGCCGGTCACGGAAGgcgaaataattaaaataataaagcagcttaaaaataaatatagtttcgGTATTGATGAAATACCACCCGTCCTT
It encodes:
- the LOC134746185 gene encoding protein peste, coding for MRGRTPRWRCVFAIVCALLAAAGIAISLTWGRVFDSVVARQVALVPGSRSFREWEAPSVPLFMDVYLFNWTNSDNFPDEKPNLVQLGPYRFKEHRQHVNVTWHANNGSVSYRTLRTWHFHPSSNGSLHDNVTMLNIIAASAIYSARGWGFLEQKMLSMSLAMFGQHMVVSKPARELLFEGYEDALLDVAKTLPASATGGAPPVDRFGLFYERNNSITTDGYMEVSTGVDSGTLPGQVLRWNYQDYLPYYTGECAKLKGSAGEFLPRDLTERSRATVFVPDLCRSIQLTHKLSGEFGGLPYHRYSVAPESFDNSTSSHHNTCFCNGDCSWGGVMNVSACRYGSPSFISLPHFLHADPALAAAVSGLQPDEDKHSFYFSVEPKLGVPLEVAARFQLNILIEPNPNIALYEKVPKMLFPIFWVEQSVQTEASIIEELVYARAILDWGATVCACAALLLLLLGALATCCGPRHKYARPQDGAIISEKPNDEAEMKLNNL